The Gossypium hirsutum isolate 1008001.06 chromosome A13, Gossypium_hirsutum_v2.1, whole genome shotgun sequence nucleotide sequence TTTTCCCACTCAccatgaaaacaaaaaatttatacTGTTTCTTTAATTTTCTCGGTTTCCAAACAACCAATAAAATTTACTCTCTCTCACTCAACACTtacattatttataaataaataaacaaatctcTTTGCCTTTCATCTctctatatatttcattttaagaTCTCACCGTTTGCCTTCCTCCTCATTTCACCTTCCTTTTTTATCATCTtcaacagaaaaaagaaaaaaaaaacaaaaaacaaaggaAGGAAAAGGGGAAGGATTTGAGAGAAAAAAGAGAAGGATCCAAAATGGGTTTGGTTCCACCAGAACTAAGCTTGGATTTTAGGCCAAATTTCGTACCAAAAACGATCACTAATTTTCTCAGGGAGCTTTCACTGATCGGAAATGTTTCCGATAAGGTCTCGAAACTCGATGCATTTGTGAAAGGATtggaagaagaaatgaaaaagatcgATGCTTTTAAACGTGAACTTCCTCTCTGCATGCTCCTTTTGAATGATGGTTTGTTTTCTACAATCTAATTCACATCACCTTTTTTTTTCCTGGGAAAAAAGTACCCAGGGTTTGATTTCGATTCTTTTAGTCTTCAGCTTGGGTTTTTTGGTTAGAATAGCTCGTGCTTTAACTTGGGTTTTGGTTAATTTAAtgcaaatttattattattattttttgttgtatGTTTGATTGCAGCGATTTTAGTATTGAAAGAGGAATCAACACAATGCATGGCAAGAAATGTTGAACCGGTTTTGGAAGAATTTATTCCATTGAAGAACAAGGAAGAAGATAATCACAGTGAAGAAGATGGTTCCTTAATCACCACCAAAAAGGAAGAAGATTGTAACAACGACTGCAATAACAATAAGGACAAGAAAAATTGGATGAGTTCAGTTCAGCTTTGGAACATTGATGATGATTATTGCTCCTCTGATCACAAATTAGATACTAAGGTAAccttaaagaaaaatgaagacaCTGCATTTAAgctaatgaaatgaatttttgcTAAATTTGAACTGTTTTTTTGTTGGTGTTTGAACAGAGAAATGATGAAGATCCATGTAAAAGCAGGGGAGGAGGAGGGAGAGGGTTTATGCCATTTAAGGCAAATTTGGGTTTTGCAGTGAGGAAAGAAGACAAACAGGAGGTACCGGTTCATGGACTAACGCTTTCAACACCCGGAATCAAGAATCTGAAGGAGGAATCCAGTTCTACAGGGTCAAGGAGCAGTTGTAGCAGAGCGGTTCCTTTTTCTGCCACCAATGCTCGGATGAGTTTTCGGTCTGCACCACCGGTGGGGCTGTCGAATCACCTTCAGCAACATCAGCAGCAGCAGAGTGGTAGGAAGCAAAGGAGGTGCTGGTCGCCTGAGTTGCATCGCCGGTTCGTGAATGCTTTGCAGCAGTTAGGAGGCTCCCAAGGTGAGGAACAAATGGCGACTTAGACATGTACTTAGCTGGTTTCGAATTTTATTTTACTGTTCTTGGATTGTTTATTATCCTGCTAGATTAGAATTAAGAAGTTTGGTCAATGGGAAGACTGGATTTGCACTTGATCTGATGGAAAATATAGATTAGAGTCCAACAAATGTTTTTCAATATCTCtatgaattatacatgtataACTAGTTTTGTTTGAGACCATAGATGATAATATATTCGAAACTGGGATTCCATAGATCTGTTGGGAATTGAGATCATAGGATTGTTTTGTTCTGTGACAATTCATTCATTGATCCTTTTAGTTTAAAGTTTCTGAGTAAaaattctttgaaatttttttgcagTAGCCACTCCAAAGCAGATTAGGGAACTTATGCAAGTAGATGGCTTAACCAATGATGAAGTTAAGAGTCATTTGCAGGTGAGGGTTCTTTCTTGTTATTAATGGTTTTCTTTTCAAGTATTGATATCGAGTATTGATGTAAGAACTTCCCTGATTTCCAGAAATACCGACTACACACACGAAGACTTCCAGCTACAACAACAAGAAGCACCCCTGCAAATCAATCAGGCCTTGTTTTGGGTGGTGGTCATGCATGGATGTGTCAAGATCAGTTTGGAGAATCCTCGAAAGGGAGCAGTTCGCAGTCGGGTTCCCCTCAAGGTCCTCTCCAGTTAGCCACAAACACCGGAGGGACCTCCACTACAGGGTGTGAGAGCATGGAAGATGATGAAGATGCAAAATCCGAGTGCTATAGTTGGAAAAGCCATGATCAGAAACCCAGAAAAAACAATGTATAGAGTTTACCCACCATGAATTTTGcagataaaaaagaaagaaagaaagtataCATGGGAGGAATTCATTTATCTTATACAACCActgtatttatacatataaaaggAGAAGGATCTTGAGAATTGAGAGAGACATGTAAATTTTTTGCAGGATTTAGCTTTCCTTGGATATCGAATTCATGTATTTGTTTTATTGCACAACTAGTAAAAGAATTCCTGTTATCATCAATTTGGACACTTTGGCTGGAGAAATTTTCAATTCTGAATTGAAGGGCTGCAATTATTGTTTATAGTGGTATTCTGGCAATTAGTTAGAAGGTGAAGGGCATGTTGATGGTAACCAAGATGAGAACAAACATTTGTCAACATTAAAGAAATAGATTTTGATGAGTGACGGTGCTTTGGGTGTATTAGAAAGAAGACAGCAGAAGATCCAGACTTATCTTAGAATAAAGAGGGTAGGGTTCTTATTCCCTTATGTGTCTTTTATGTATGCACAATCTCAATTATTCTCTCATGCacttttcttttttggtcttTCGCCCTCGGCTATTCCAAAGTCTAAAGTCGAATTTTCATTCATAAGATTTGAACTCGAAACGATAAagtcaaattattttaaaacaccaAAGATTTTATCCTTTTCAACCTAACCCAGGTCATATCCCACTAAAACCCATCCATTGTAATGTTCATAATTCATATGAGAGCatgacaaaacagtcactctcACAACCATAATAATGGAAGGGAATCTTGTACAAGACAAGTTATAATTAAGGAGCCTActaatatttcatatatttagatTGGTTTGGTGAATGAAATGAGTAAAAATGATGGAACCTCTCCTGCATTTCCTTTCCAAAAAAGGGTCATTGctgattaaattttattttatatttaaatccaATGTTGTGAATCAatataacattaatttaattaaggaaatttataaaaaaaatattctttttttaaaaaaataataaatattatttttattttatattaaacaaaaaaataatttaaacccaGAATAAATCTCTAACACTAAGATGGGATCATGTGCCAAAGTATAATCATCAAAGTAAATGATGAAAAGAGGGACACAATGAATGTTGATCCAGCTAGTATTTGTTTATTGTTCATGAATCACATAGTATGTTTGGTTTGTACTTGTGTTGTAAACCATCAATGCTAAGACTATTTGCCTTTGCATATGGTCAAGACAAACAATATTGAGTTTAATAATTGATGAaacccatttttttttcaaatgataGAGTTGAATTGGATGACCGATAAGCAAAATTCGCATGCCTATGATTCATAACTTCTTGGCTGTCAATCACTAAATACCCAAAATGGTATTACTGATGGgaattgtctttttttttattcataaatttttaaaatctcatCCTTTAAGTAGGCAATTCAAATATTAAACATTAGTAAGAGGAGAGTCCAAAAGATTCATGGAGTTTATAGGGAGCGTCTAAAGTCCACCAATAAAATGTTTTATCATTTTGGTCTTGAGAAACCAACCTCTTAAGAAGTTTTAATGGGTAAGAACACTACTCCTTAAAGATAAATTGTCTTTTTTACTGAGAGAAGCCTTTGAAGTGTATCTTTTAAGTAAGTAATTCAAACCTCAAACTATTGGTATGAGGATAACCTAAAGGATTCATGGAGCCACCAAGAAAATGTTTTATCATTTTGGCTTTGATGGGGTTCGAGCCAACTCCTTAAGCGGTTTTAATAGGTAAGAACACTACCCCATAAAAAGGAATTGTCTTTCTTATTGAAAGAAGCCTTTGAAGTGTTGTCTTTTGAATAGTCAATTCAAATCTCAAACAATTGGTATTAGAAGAGCTCAAAGGATTCATTAAATTTATCAGGAACACCTGGGATCCATCAAggaaatattttatcattttaactttggCGAGGATAGAACCAACCCTTTTAAGGAATAAGAACAGTACCACTTAATTAAGTCACTTCAAAAACTTTTCGCAACAAGAGAGTGGATTTCCCCTTAACATGTATGGCTATTTATAATAGAGTATATTACATAATTTTGactatatacaaaataattaatagttttaagtattttttttatatattcacatgctaaagttattatattttatagtattaaaattaaatgtttgaaatggtatcttttgtataaataaaaattattgctAAATTAgctttaaataagaaaataataacttataaaatgtaattttttttaaatattcacaaatttattaaaagaattaaaaataataataagtccaAATGGATTGATTACATCTCCAGCTGTTTTTGTccctttctaaaataataaaaaataattgcaAAATCTTTTTCACATAACTTTTTGGTATAaaaagtatttattttaataaaaaatattaaataaatttagtttatTGATTCATTTTTTATGTCTTTTCGTAATAATATTATTCTCTTTCTTATTAACAattgtttataaaaatatataaataataaatacttTTTGCTAAATAGTTACTTTTTAATTCTTCCGTAACTT carries:
- the LOC107894253 gene encoding transcription factor HHO6 isoform X1; this translates as MGLVPPELSLDFRPNFVPKTITNFLRELSLIGNVSDKVSKLDAFVKGLEEEMKKIDAFKRELPLCMLLLNDAILVLKEESTQCMARNVEPVLEEFIPLKNKEEDNHSEEDGSLITTKKEEDCNNDCNNNKDKKNWMSSVQLWNIDDDYCSSDHKLDTKRNDEDPCKSRGGGGRGFMPFKANLGFAVRKEDKQEVPVHGLTLSTPGIKNLKEESSSTGSRSSCSRAVPFSATNARMSFRSAPPVGLSNHLQQHQQQQSGRKQRRCWSPELHRRFVNALQQLGGSQVATPKQIRELMQVDGLTNDEVKSHLQKYRLHTRRLPATTTRSTPANQSGLVLGGGHAWMCQDQFGESSKGSSSQSGSPQGPLQLATNTGGTSTTGCESMEDDEDAKSECYSWKSHDQKPRKNNV
- the LOC107894253 gene encoding transcription factor HHO6 isoform X2, with the translated sequence MGLVPPELSLDFRPNFVPKTITNFLRELSLIGNVSDKVSKLDAFVKGLEEEMKKIDAFKRELPLCMLLLNDAILVLKEESTQCMARNVEPVLEEFIPLKNKEEDNHSEEDGSLITTKKEEDCNNDCNNNKDKKNWMSSVQLWNIDDDYCSSDHKLDTKRNDEDPCKSRGGGGRGFMPFKANLGFAVRKEDKQEVPVHGLTLSTPGIKNLKEESSSTGSRSSCSRAVPFSATNARMSFRSAPPVGLSNHLQQHQQQQSGRKQRRCWSPELHRRFVNALQQLGGSQATPKQIRELMQVDGLTNDEVKSHLQKYRLHTRRLPATTTRSTPANQSGLVLGGGHAWMCQDQFGESSKGSSSQSGSPQGPLQLATNTGGTSTTGCESMEDDEDAKSECYSWKSHDQKPRKNNV